From the genome of Ptychodera flava strain L36383 chromosome 3 unlocalized genomic scaffold, AS_Pfla_20210202 Scaffold_27__1_contigs__length_13241970_pilon, whole genome shotgun sequence:
GATTAGCTCTGAAGTAAGTTTGTGCAACTATAACAGTAACGTTGCATCCCCCAAAATAACTTTAAAGTGTTCGTCTTCTTTTTTTGGCCGAAATAATTATGTTATAGTCAAGTTTATTCCATTTTCCATGCAGTAGTTTATGGTAAATGGAGTAATGTGATATTGTGCATTGAAATGTACAACGTTTCACATCTGTCGAACTTTGTGTGGACGAATGAAATATCTGGAACCAATAGCGACAAGTTTGCATTCATGAAACCAATAGTCAACCCTTTTTaatataaaattatcaaaagatgaTTTTATTTAATCGGCAAATATAATACGACAAACATCATGATGAAAACCGGAAGACGCAATTCATTGCAAAAACTATGAAACGAGCAGTTCACTAAGTTCATAGTACGTATTCTGTTTTTCTAATTGTTTAAATATGTCAACGAACTTTTGCTCCGGCTCTCTTATATTTTCGGTATGGTGACAAAGTCTATTAGTCGTGAGGTTATCGTAAATTATTCGGGATCAGGATTTCATTAGATCCTTCCCCTTGCAAACTTTACATATCCCAATTGTCTTGGACCTACGTGATCAAACGATGAAATATCTTCCAATAGCTTCTCTCGCCATGTCCAACCGTTGTCTATGAAACGCTCACAAACGTAAACCTCCCGCTTCCCTACAAAGTAAAGAGGTCCAACTTCAGTATTGAATAGGGATCATTATATCAGGCTCCTGCCACTTAGCAGTTTGTCCTGCTTCGCTTCTTTTCCGCTTTGTTAACTTGAATATGCACTGTAACCTGGTTATGATTTTTCCAATATCAAAACTGATCAGCAAGTTCGCTTCTGAACATTGTTAAAACAATGCTAAGGATACCACTCCATGTATAACCTAACTTTCAAACATAACGCCTAGATATTTGCCACTATTCTTTATCTAACTCTAGTAAACATCGTGGGATAAATCACTGGCAAAACAATTGTCATTCCTTCTATTGCCAAACCGTATTTGCTGCGTCATACTGACTGGTTTTCTCTGACTGAAAGCTATGAAAGACAGATATCCATCATTAGGCAACCAGGTGAAGTCCCCTCTTTGCCGTCTTTCACATGTTGACCTGTTTATCTCATCCAGGGTTCTCATCAAAGCTTTTGTAACGTAAACTGCATGTGGACTTTAGAACACAAGCTATGACTTACATTGAAATTATGTTGGACCTATTAAATACTATAGATCAACCTTTGTTATCGACACCACAAGCGGAATTACAGTGCTTACAGTCAAACTGTATTTAGGTCACAGCGTCCTTATTAAACACTGAGTATACTCGGTGGTCAACTGTTCTCAAAAAGCCTGAAGCGAGGCTTGACCTTGCTCCTGTTTTACCTCATATGACCGATATATAGTGCCGAGTCATTATGACTATGAATCACGATAAATTATGGGAGGAGGCTGTTAAGCTTGATATACATCTGCATTTTAAAGAATGATTCAATGAAATTTATCGTGTGTCCTTGTTGGATATTTGACCGTACAGGTTGCAGGCATGCGTGTCCTACGCAAAAAACGACGACCTAGTCATAGAAGCATACCAAGCATtatcgtgtgtgtgtgtgtgtgtttgtgtgtgtgtgtgtgtgtgtgtgagagagagagagagacagacagacagacagagagagagagagagagagagagagagacagacagacagacagacagacagacagacagacagacagagagaacaCAGGGACAGACGCTGTTACTAGCATGGTGACTATTATCGAACAGATTTATCGACAGATTTATTTGACTAGGAGTAACAGATGACGTCACTGAAAGTTAATCTGGGGAATATGACTGCCAAATCTACGTGTTCACTGAAGGACGTTCACTTGATGGAAGAAAGTACATGTGAAATAGTGTGGAGACAACACAATATATGTAACCTTCATATGAACGTAATATTGTTGCACGGATTGTACATGTCTAACTCTATCGTACCACCACCAGCCCCTAGAAAAGTGGTCGAATACTGGACGTCATGAGAAACAAAGTTACAAAAATTAAGAAGAACAACAAATTGTCATATTCTTAGTTTAGGTCGACACCCGTCTGTAAGTTTTGaagcatgaatttttctgaaggCACTAACAGTGTGGTCTTGCCGACAAGAGGCTTTCTTGCACACGCTGCTGATCTTAGCCGTCGAGAGCTTAGATTAAAGTAAGGAGTGGAAGAGGCTTTACGATATCGAAATAAACATGCCTGTAAGCATGCAGGCATACAAATGATGCCAATGTTTACCTGCGTAAATTAATCTTTTAAGTAGTATAACTAAATGCTGTAGTAGGGCTAACACATTTTTCAATAACGTTTAGTTTGGTCTTGGTGTTGATCATCAAAGGGTGAAatttaggtagtatgcgcctcgaaagtgaaagacttcaaacttttgcttaaactttcctcaacgaatttactcattcaaatcaagaataaaacttgggggtcaccgtgcaaattttgatagtacagaaacaaattaccaaagatttaacgatatttgaaattcaaaatggtcgctatCCCTGTGaagaataattaaattttcgattttcgaaacattaagacagtgaaaacttttcttgcaCCATggactttaaaatgagcccccataagtgatggatcagaaaagaaatgtaaagtttaagagtccaaaCATCTGTCCCCCAGGCGCGTTCTAATGATACTGACAGTTAAATTCGTGTCTCGCTGTTGCTGACTTGGTTGTGAacgtattaatttatgcaaatcgtATTTAATAACATTATTTGAGGATGCTAATATAATGGCTTATTATAGGGAACCGTCCATGGTTTAACATCGAACACTGCGTATCTGTAAGCGTCGCGAAAATGGCCATTTATAATACCAACGACTACTGGCAGCCGATAGCCTTACAGTATACTAGAGGGGCAATGCTGAAAACGAGTTCACTTTTTTCTTTCCTTAAAGTATGTTAAAAAAAGAAATACCAATCTGGCCAACTTCCTGTACTTCGTCCAATGTGCGTTGCTATTGTAAATCGATTAATTCTAGTCAACAATTAAATCTGACAATAGAGCCTCATACCAGATAAGGTTGTGTTCACCAGCTGAACGCCAAGCATTCAGACCTCATGTACAAAAAACCTGAAAGTAGTTCATTGAACTTTAGATATATGTATGCCGATCAGACACACAACACCATTCAAACGATTAACTCACGACTGACGTCGAGTCATGACTGTTTGGATTGAACGGTTTCGATACAAAATGGGAATATTGGCCATGAATCAACAGGAATATGTCCTAGGCTGAATTGACCttttgattgcattttgttattTCTTGGAATTCTATTTGATGACATGTTCTGAGATTAAGAGAAGATCAGAGTTAAAAATGTGATTTGATAAACAACTTTAAATGTCTGGTATGAAATTATTCGCTGTCGAAATGCAGCAGCGAGTAATATGCAGACATTACGACTATGAACCATTAGAATCGTCGTTTCGGTATATATTGTGGAAAACTTGCTCCTATAGTCAACCACACTTTACAATTACTCATCAGCTTGTTCATTTCCAAATGGTTATCACGCcaaaataaaatacacaatCAAAGTCATTGGTTGTACCTTTTACTCAGACCTATCAAAATTACATAATGCATGTGATTATGTTTCCGAATTTGTAtgcatgtcaataaaacaaTATCTGTGAAGGTGTAacgcaatttttatttttaaagattcGACAGAAAGAATATCGACAACCCACTACTTGAGCCACTTAGTATTtacatatgaagtgaaatgaaaAGAGACTGTAAAAATACATTTGTCATGTATATAATTACTGAGTCAGACACTGCTGTAGCATTCTATGAGTTAAAGCGATATTTATGGCACAAAATTCTGAAAGAATATCAGAGGAATGACTATGTCGAAGACATGCAAGTTAGAACTCTGTTTTTGGTCGTTTCTCAAGCCATGCTGCAATGTTTGGAAGTGCAGCTACACGTGCATTGAGCGCCTTCAACTTGGATAACTATCCAGCAGATCGGCGGCAGACGATAAGTTGTATTCCATCTGGGCAAAAAACGAAAGATCAGCCACTGATACCTAGAAAAAAGAATGGCGATAATATACGTTATTCAACAACGCTCACagatgaatatgaaaatatttgacttGAATGATCGATTGTATATAAAGTAAACTAAATGCATAATCTACCTGTCAAAACCTATGAATAATTGAAGTGTGTCTCTTGCAATACTAGTACAGTAATTAAACTTGCCGTTCTATCAAAAAAGTCTCTTAGTGTCAGAAAAAATTTCTCTCGGGACTGAAACATTTTATTACAACgatattgtattgttttttatCATGAGACTCTGCTTTTCTGATTAGTGTCTTATAAAATACTTCCATCCACAGATCCGTCATTCCATCCTTTTAAAGGTAAAATGTGAAGCTTCCCTAAAGTTCCTGTACCTATGACGTATCTTACAGTATTGTTGTAATGATTGGATGATAATGTTCTTGACTGTTCCACTCCCCGAATAATGTGGAAATGCCTAGTATTCAATTACCACCGTGTCTAGTGTGCATGTCGGAGAACGAATTCTTGAATTTGGCAGTCAAAATAACGTTTAATATGTTGGCAAGgccttgtatttcaaaatacgtTTGAGAGCAAACGCAATAAACAATGCCacacaaagttacagctatcgTTCCTTTCAAATAGTTCATTTATACAAAGGAATATTTGACACCACTTACTCCATCTCCAACAAAGAATCCATCgcctccattgtttgcagtgaGTATCTTCTCAAGCGCTGCTAATATTGTGGCTATCTTTTTGCCATACTCTGTCTGCAGTTCTTTCTGTAAGTTGAAAAGCAGGATAGAATAGCGGTTGAAATAGCTACTGATTACTTTACTTCTGTAGTGCATGAATTAACGCGTCCTTACTCGGGTATGACATATCTAGTCATCTATTGTTAGCCTTTCCAGACACAATACTTTGCTATGATTGCGTTATCAAATGCGAGACGTCCAGGCGCGAATAAAATGTAACTTCACTTGCTGCCCTATTGTAATGTCAAACCATAACACACTAGATATACAGCATggattatgaataatttgtacaaGTGATTGATTAAGTATTTCAGGATAACGAGTGATAGCATGGTGGATATGTTCACTGGGCCAGAACGTAGTATCGATACATAGCTGTAAAATTTGATTACGTTGTCCTGATTTTACATTGTACGACGAAAAACAATGCAGCCTCACACATATATATGCTGACATTAACAAGCTAAACGATGCGAACCTAAACATGCTTTAAAGAGTATGAGAGTGAGAAACTGTAGGtaacattgaaaagaaaatagtgAAATATCATCGAAAGTTACAGCTGTTGGTCCCTTAATAAAATCAGTTAAGGTAACGAACATACAAATATCTTTTCGAGGCAAAATTACAGAGATTATTGCACTATTTGAGGTGGTTACCTTCTTTGCTTCATCTTTCTCGTAATGTATTTTTGCCATTCCCTGTAGAAGATCTTCACATGCGTCTGTTATCATGTCAGCCTTAGCTTTGTCCAGGTTAGTTTTCCCTGCCAAACCTTGATTATGGAGGAGAAATAGGCCATGAGACAGGTTTGACCTACATTTCGCAATCGAATGGTTGGGACGACTCAAAACTGTTCGCGTTAAAACCTTAGAGTAAGATATTCATTTGATATTGTTGTGCGTCCACTTCATATTAGTTTTGGTATCACTTCGACCATAAGCCTGTAATTCACATGCACTGTTATGCGTTCAATTCCGTCGTTGTAAACGATAAGAGCATATCCCTGCATGGATCGCCACTTGTGATGATATGGCTTGGCCAAGGGTATACATGCAACACGACCTGAAACTTGACGTCTCACTTTTCTCCATACCcgcttaaggtaatatgcacctcgaaagtgaaagacttaaacttttgctctaactttcctcaaggaatctttaatcattctctttcaaaatcaagaataaaaatagggggtcaccgtgcaaattttggtactagagaaacaaattacccaagatttaccaatattagaaattcaaatggccgccatccctgtgttaactctgtggcgaaaaataaaaaatttccaattttacaaaactaagccggtgaaaagttttctttcacaaagagcttaaaaatgaacccccacatgtggtatatcagaagagaacgtaaaagtttgagagtccgaatatctgtccccgaggtgcattctaactTAATTGTCCATCTGACTATCTTACAATGTCATTCGGGCATGTATACACGAACATCGCCAACGTCTAGCCATGGTCAAGAATGTGTTATTTTATCGAGAATTTCAGATACGCGACAAACATAACTTTCAGATATACTTTCGGATATTTCCTCACACTTACCTGGCGTAAACTATCTACCTTTGTTTTAAAgatacataaaatataaatttactcACCATATTCGTTGGCAAGGTAACGGGCGATAGCTCTTGACTGGCCTATTATAACACCGTCCGTTTCCAAGCACGGCAGTTGTCCAAATTCATACTCTTTAAAAATAAACagcaaaaacaaagaaaacaaagagatCACAAATGGAGTTTGTAGCATAGCAGTAAAAGCCATTGCTTTTTCGCCAAGTTTGTGCTGTTTATATTTGGCATAACTATTTTTTGTCAGTTCTAATTTATCACCTTGACTTTCACTCCAAGAGTTGCCCAGGTCGTATTATAACTCGTATTATAACTTTTATCCTGTCAATCATTTCTGCTTCcttcacatgaaaataaaattttgaaacaacaatAAAAGTTCAAAATACAAGGTCTAAGCAGACATGGTTCCAGCGATAGAAATGTATAACCATACGAAGTTCTTGTTGAAGATCAACGgagatgaatatttcatcatcgTTGACAGCATCTTGACAGCAAACGCCATCATAAATTCATAATTTACTAATATCTCATACTTTGATCTGTAAACAATactgatattttacaaaggattCCTATGCCCACATGTTTGTTCTccaggttgttgtttttgtcaataTGTGATCACACAATACACCTATAAGATGCTGTAGGAGTCATTTTGCTGACTCACTTTGACTCGACCATTCTCAGTAGAATCTACAAAGGTTGAGCATTTCATTGTCGCGGGGTAGGGGGCGGAGGATTTGAAAATGCTTGCGACTGAATTCGTCTCAACAGTAGAATAGTCCCTCCATTGGGTAAAGAATACGCACAATGGAGACTTCGAGTTCGGAAATGGCGCGGTGCGTGTTAACTCCAGTCTGGTGATAGTCCGTAGCTTATGcatttaaacttgaaagtcacattttctttgcataatgGAGTTCAAGATTAAACTTTGTAAGTTCTCAATGAGCTCATAATGAAATATAGCTACAGCGTTCATTATGccattttaatatatataaagCCCTTCGGATGATAAAATACAATGCCGACTTTTTCATTTGATAGTTTTCCCATTGGCACAACATTTAGAGTAAGTTTGTCTATTAATTAAGAGCTGTGACAGTACCGTAGAGTGTCGAGTTTTCAATAATTGAGCCTATTATGTGAAAATGCACGACATAATGATCGTTGAGATACGTTTTCCAGGCATTGTTTTGTCTAATCCTGTGGGGAGAGATAAAATCACTGGTACTGTACGTGAACTAACGACTGCGGCAGAATCAATGACCTTGCAGCGAACATTGCTTCAAAACGAATAAAATTGGATCCAATTGATGGAATTATAGTATATAGTATGCTCTAAATACAATTACAACGCATTCTTCTCTGTAAGGCTCTACAAAGAAAACAGTAAGCCAGTAGGAAAGCgatttgtacattttgttgtcTGGTGGATAAACGttctaaaattacatttttgtcacAATCAAAATTTTCAGGGACACTCTCCGCTCAGCGAAGTGTAAAAGGAATTTTCACGAATGGCTCCAAGTGTCATGTTTCGCCTTACAGGTCAGCAAGCATCATTAAGAGTGCAAGAGGAAAACTTCTTCATAAATTGGAcgattttgaacaagataatcCTCACAGAAATTGTAGCTACACGGTGAATCTGAAGAAAACAGTCTGTCGGGAACTTCAAGGACCCACGTTCACGGCCGACTGAAGATAACCACTTGAATGGACCTATGGGACGCTGAGGCTGTGTCGTTAAAGGAAGGGCGCGGGGATTTAAAAGTGGCTACATTTCCATCATATATGATACATAGATCAGACAAACACTGAAGAACAATAGTGCCATGGACAAACCAAAGACCCTcattttctcgagggtctacggACAAACTTGAGAAAATTCCGGTAGGGGCACCTTCCTATCGCCCCCGGTTTCACGCACATATTGACCCCAGGGCGACCTGACTGGATGCCTTGTTCACGCGGGATATTACTATTGATGGTTGAAGGTAATCACGTCTATATAGTTGCGGTTATCAAAGCATCgcgtttacattagaatgaaatgtagttgttctaCAAGCAGGTCA
Proteins encoded in this window:
- the LOC139126367 gene encoding S-crystallin SL11-like, producing the protein MPKHRVIYFNARGRAEPSRLVLSAAGVEFEDVRFTNEEWQTEKATGKYEFGQLPCLETDGVIIGQSRAIARYLANEYGLAGKTNLDKAKADMITDACEDLLQGMAKIHYEKDEAKKKELQTEYGKKIATILAALEKILTANNGGDGFFVGDGVSVADLSFFAQMEYNLSSAADLLDSYPS